From Monomorium pharaonis isolate MP-MQ-018 chromosome 9, ASM1337386v2, whole genome shotgun sequence, the proteins below share one genomic window:
- the LOC105828987 gene encoding uncharacterized protein LOC105828987 has translation MDHEARNGTSSNVNEEYTNIYFIVGDRRETATYKANQVTDMELKELFRSAAEAGPLDIVKLLKGDKLLNISTHLPANTPETPYVLQIVGAHPASSGVIEAEVLWALERRVAALERQLREHQEALYAAPSVTLRELKRQVDSFKNKLENNDQLSWLSFYRLPEPYTDSCHRLQYRRKSDSMKRKVREKFLNICDVTISSSVREWLRSPAFDARQWEDEELLLMLQTMFVDLDLPQKFNIPLPILRNFLYEVYNNYNEVPFHNFRHCFCVAQMMYAIAWAVDLPSKIGDLEVLILIVSCICHDLDHPGYNNIYQINARTELALRYNDISPLENHHCSVAFRVLEVPECNILASLDNPTYRIVREGIIRCILATDMARHNEILSQFIDITPEFDYTNKAHINLLSMILIKVADISNEARPMEVAEPWLDRLLQEFFKQSDAEKLEGLPVTPFMDRDKVTKPSSQVSFIGLVLLPLFEALGEHLPELQDLIVRPVREALEYYRRLNEAAKDERHHRKSVVDVGESAPPNALISTGTASTIIKSTSSHSMRSKRSATTIHSRSRSTDDDITENLTMEEAENIESSDPETATEVEISEKTLKFKISTEGTLAGPISGRKSYPGSRKGSREKSSLDYHNHDLAKAVRDHERERRRSKGENLGSDLSSPVSARSAEGTRIVEERETVFLDAKIESKTPEGNGNVVAAEAHSQPTNNVRKTSSVIENDQDNRPSRKDAHSSRESIGLRCCCDDKTGPNNKSLFSRLRNFTDRLSMSFDSKDSPSPKPKHASKMLNKSNSISSSSATTTSSRHHNSLFICKRCNLIKSPVKDKAAIATVVELSAVDKRAMTLPKIRKSADSKNKSWRTVFAKEKRSSTSLEALPATGSGFRSKHRRNLSNPESKSQSLKEAKTRHALDIEFHEIDVRPKNQQPEIIVNPDNTCCDIEEDLGKIEIRRSSASMEDISKMAKQAAETSVLGVLDPKKAEERPHTGSLDSMLCKEISKSRKKHSTVFCSPATTKKSSPGLFSRFKSGMSIDSTRSNSNSDSLHDHGSQSGWISSLTASFRPKRHPNETPLSPHPPRSPSREEIK, from the exons AACTCTTTAGAAGCGCGGCAGAGGCTGGTCCTCTGGACATCGTAAAGCTTCTCAAGGGGGACAAGCTCCTCAATATTTCGACTCATCTACCGGCAAACACACCCGAAACTCCTTATGTTCTTCAG ATCGTTGGCGCTCACCCCGCTTCTTCAGGGGTGATTGAGGCGGAGGTACTTTGGGCTTTAGAGAGGCGCGTGGCGGCTTTAGAGCGGCAACTGCGAGAGCATCAGGAAGCTTTATACGCCGCACCCTCCGTCACCCTACGAGAACTCAAACGTCAAGTGGACAGTTTCAAGAACAAATTGGAAAACAACGATCAACTGAGCTGGCTTA GTTTCTACAGGCTTCCAGAGCCCTATACGGATTCCTGCCACAGATTACAGTACCGTCGGAAGAGTGATAGCATGAAGCGGAAAGTTCGGGAGAAGTTCCTCAATATCTG TGACGTGACGATCTCGTCGAGCGTTCGCGAATGGTTACGCTCGCCGGCCTTCGATGCGCGACAGTGGGAAGACGAAGAGCTGTTGCTGATGCTGCAGACGATGTTCGTCGACCTCGACCTacctcaaaaattcaatattcctTTGCCGATTCTGAGGAACTTCCTCTACGAGGTCTACAATAACTACAACGAGGTGCCGTTTCACAATTTCAGGCACTGCTTCTGCGTGGCGCAAATG ATGTACGCGATAGCCTGGGCGGTGGACCTTCCGTCGAAAATTGGCGACCTCGAGGTTCTCATACTGATTGTCTCCTGTATCTGCCATGATCTCGACCATCCCGGCTACAACAATATCTATCAGATAAACGCGCGGACTGAGCTGGCGCTGCGGTACAACGATATCTCGCCCCTGGAGAATCACCATTGCTCCGTGGCATTTCGCGTTCTGGAGGTACCCGAGTGCAATATCCTTGCATCTTTGGACAACCCTACGTACAGAATAGTGCGCGAGGGGATCATAAGGTGTATCCTGGCGACCGACATGGCCCGGCACAACGAGATCCTCAGCCAGTTCATCGACATCACTCCCGAATTCGATTACACTAACAAAGCGCACATAAATCTG CTGTCTATGATCTTAATCAAGGTGGCTGATATAAGCAACGAGGCCCGACCGATGGAAGTCGCGGAACCGTGGCTGGATAGGTTGCTTCAAGAGTTCTTCAAGCAGAGCGACGCGGAGAAACTCGAAGGTCTTCCGGTCACACCCTTTATGGATCGCGATAAAGTGACCAAGCCATCCTCTCAAGTTAGCTTCATCGGCCTAGttctcctccctctcttcGAAGCTCTCGGCGAACATCTACCCGAGCTGCAG GATCTCATAGTTCGACCAGTCAGGGAAGCTCTGGAGTACTATCGTAGACTGAATGAGGCGGCCAAGGACGAGCGTCATCATCGGAAGAGCGTCGTGGACGTTGGAGAGTCGGCTCCGCCTAACGCGCTAATTAGTACCGGTACTGCGTCCACCATTATCAAGTCTACGTCGTCACATAGCATGCGCTCAAAAAGATCGGCCACGACAATTCATTCGCGTTCGCGCTCCACCGACGATGATATCACGGAAAACTTGACGATGGAAGAGGCAGAAAACATTGAGAGCTCCGATCCGGAAACGGCCACGGAAGTGGAGATCAGTGAAAAGACGCTCAAATTCAAGATCTCCACGGAGGGCACGCTGGCCGGCCCGATCTCCGGTCGTAAGAGCTATCCCGGCAGTCGGAAGGGCAGCCGAGAAAAGTCCTCGTTAGATTATCACAATCACGATCTGGCCAAAGCCGTGCGGGATCACGAACGCGAGAGGAGACGCAGTAAGGGCGAGAATCTCGGCAGTGACTTAAGTTCACCGGTGAGCGCGAGATCTGCCGAGGGCACACGCATCGTCGAGGAAAGAGAAACGGTTTTTTTAGATGCTAAGATTGAGAGCAAAACGCCCGAGGGAAACGGCAACGTCGTCGCAGCGGAGGCCCACTCGCAGCCGACAAACAACGTACGGAAAACCAGCAGTGTCATAGAGAACGATCAGGACAATAGACCTAGCCGCAAAGATGCGCACAGCAGTCGGGAATCGATCGGTCTGCGATGTTGCTGCGACGACAAGACCGGGCCGAATAATAAATCTCTATTCTCGCGACTGAGAAACTTTACGGACCGCCTGAGCATGAGCTTCGACTCCAAGGACTCGCCTAGTCCGAAACCGAAGCACGCGTCAAAGATGCTCAACAAAAGTAACTCGATTAGCAGCAGTTCGGCCACGACCACCTCATCGAGGCATCATAACTCTTTGTTTATTTGCAAGCGTTGCAATCTGATCAAGTCTCCGGTTAAAGACAAAGCGGCTATTGCAACCGTAGTGGAATTATCAGCGGTGGACAAACGAGCGATGACTTTGCCGAAGATTCGAAAATCTGCGGATAGTAAGAATAAAAGCTGGCGGACAGTATTTGCCAAGGAAAAGAGATCGTCCACTTCTTTGGAGGCTCTACCGGCAACAGGTTCTGGCTTTCGCTCCAAGCACCGTAGAAATTTATCGAATCCCGAGAGCAAGTCGCAAAGTCTAAAGGAAGCGAAGACTCGACACGCTTTGGACATCGAGTTCCATGAGATCGACGTTCGTCCGAAGAATCAACAACCTGAAATCATAGTTAATCCCGATAATACCTGTTGCGATATCGAGGAAGATCTCGGCAAGATAGAAATCAGAAGAAGTTCAGCCAGCATGGAAGACATCTCCAAAATGGCGAAACAGGCAGCGGAGACCAGCGTACTGGGCGTGCTAGATCCGAAGAAGGCAGAGGAGCGTCCTCATACGGGCAGTTTAGACTCAATGCTATGCAAGGAGATATCTAAGTCGCGAAAGAAGCATTCCACTGTATTCTGCTCGCCCGCGACGACGAAGAAGTCGTCGCCTGGACTGTTCTCGCGATTTAAATCTGGTATGAGCATCGATAGCACTCGAAGTAACAGCAACAGCGATTCTTTGCACGATCACGGTTCACAAAGCGGCTGGATATCCTCATTGACCGCCAGCTTTCGACCGAAGAGACATCCGAACGAAACGCCACTATCGCCACATCCACCAAGGTCGCCCAGCAGAGAGGAGATCAAGTGA